One Candidatus Zixiibacteriota bacterium genomic window, ACCGCTGCAATTGTCATGACCCTGAACATGCGTATTCCTTTCACCTCAAAACATCCGAAGCCGCCCGGTCCATCCGCCGCCACTTGGCGATTGACAGACAACCCGTCGGCACTTTATGCGTAGAGCAAGCCAGTACAAGATATTGTTCCCAACCCAAAGGAGTTGCTGATGGCAACCAGGAAGCCCAAGTATGATTGGACGCAATTCAAATTGCGTATCTTCATCACCGCCAAGCCGGAAAAGGTCTTCGCCGCCTGGACCAATGACAAGCTGGTCTCGAAGTGGTTCACTGAAAAGACCGTCATCGAGCCAAAGAAGGGCGGTCGGCTCTATTTCGAGTGGGTGGCCGGCGACAAGCTGGAGACGAAGATTGTCGACATCGTCAAGAACCGCAAACTCGTCTTCCCCTTTGGTCCCGGCAAGGTCGAGGTGGCGGTGACTTTCAAGAAGGACGGCAAGGGCACGCTCTGCGAATTACACCAGTACGGCATGAAGACCGACCCCAAGTCCAAATGGAATCTCCACCGTGGCTGCATCCAGGGCTGGACCTTCTTCCTGACCAACCTGAAGGCGTATCTCGAACACGGCCTCGATCTGCGCAGCCACGACCCCAAGCGCAGCTATAGGCAGGATTACGTAAACAGTTAGAGTGTGAGTTGAGGCTGATGCAAGTCTTGACGACTCAAGGCGCAA contains:
- a CDS encoding SRPBCC domain-containing protein, coding for MATRKPKYDWTQFKLRIFITAKPEKVFAAWTNDKLVSKWFTEKTVIEPKKGGRLYFEWVAGDKLETKIVDIVKNRKLVFPFGPGKVEVAVTFKKDGKGTLCELHQYGMKTDPKSKWNLHRGCIQGWTFFLTNLKAYLEHGLDLRSHDPKRSYRQDYVNS